A stretch of the Cellulomonas sp. WB94 genome encodes the following:
- a CDS encoding sigma-70 family RNA polymerase sigma factor, with translation MTTTGHATDELVAQHLPLVGYHVSEMLMRVPRTVNRDDLASAGSLALVLAARAYDATTGVPFARYAALRIRGALLDELRSMDWATRGARHRARELTTTTETLSASLGRTPSRDELATALGTDVAGVDQARDDAARRVLSLDATVHPLAELVADRGPSPEEALLATERLQYLRAGVSTLPDRLRHVIEELFLKDRPVAELAAELGVTQSRVSQLRTEALTLLRDGLNASLDPDLVPEADRPDGVAERRRQTYFAAVAARAAMGTSSIDYASAGAGVIPTQRPATEADQGSDAGRGALFATA, from the coding sequence GTGACTACCACCGGACACGCCACTGACGAGCTCGTGGCACAGCACCTGCCGCTCGTCGGCTACCACGTGAGCGAGATGCTCATGCGTGTCCCCCGGACCGTCAACCGCGACGACCTCGCCTCCGCCGGGAGCCTCGCGCTGGTTCTCGCCGCGCGGGCCTACGACGCGACGACGGGCGTGCCCTTCGCTCGGTACGCCGCGCTGCGCATCCGTGGCGCGCTGCTCGACGAGCTGCGATCGATGGACTGGGCGACCCGCGGTGCACGGCACCGCGCCCGTGAGCTCACCACGACCACGGAGACCCTCTCCGCTAGCCTCGGCCGCACGCCGAGCCGCGACGAGCTCGCGACCGCGCTCGGCACCGACGTCGCCGGCGTCGACCAGGCGCGGGACGACGCGGCCCGCCGCGTGCTCAGCCTCGACGCGACAGTCCACCCGCTCGCCGAGCTCGTCGCGGACCGTGGGCCGAGCCCCGAAGAGGCGCTGCTCGCGACCGAGCGACTGCAGTACCTGCGCGCCGGCGTCAGCACCCTGCCCGACCGTCTGCGGCACGTCATCGAGGAGCTGTTCCTCAAGGACCGCCCCGTCGCCGAGCTCGCCGCCGAGCTGGGCGTGACCCAGTCCCGTGTCAGCCAGCTGCGCACCGAGGCGCTCACGCTCCTGCGCGACGGCCTCAACGCGAGCCTCGACCCCGACCTCGTCCCCGAGGCCGACCGGCCGGACGGCGTTGCCGAGCGTCGCCGCCAGACCTACTTCGCCGCCGTGGCCGCTCGCGCCGCGATGGGCACCTCGAGCATCGACTATGCCTCCGCGGGCGCGGGAGTCATCCCGACGCAGCGTCCCGCGACCGAGGCCGACCAGGGATCTGACGCCGGTCGCGGCGCCCTGTTCGCCACCGCCTGA
- a CDS encoding flagellin — protein MGLSINQNIAAVNAYRNLSNTQNDLSKSLEKLSSGFRINRAADDAAGLAISEGLRSQVGGLKVAARNAQDGISVVQTAEGALTEVHSILQRVRDLAVQGANDSNSAEARSNIETEISSLGTELTRISDSTNFNGTKLLDGSNAAGLTFQVGADGDANSAITVTLDDVKTTVAGISALKVTDNTTAQASIVAVDTAIKAISTTRAGLGAMQNRLEHTVKNVNVAVENLSASESRIRDTDMASEMVQFTRSQILSQAGTAMLAQANQIPQGVLSLLR, from the coding sequence ATGGGTCTCTCGATCAACCAGAACATCGCGGCAGTCAACGCGTACCGCAACCTGTCCAACACGCAGAACGACCTGAGCAAGTCGCTCGAGAAGCTCTCGTCCGGCTTCCGCATCAACCGCGCAGCGGACGACGCGGCCGGCCTGGCGATCTCCGAGGGCCTGCGCTCGCAGGTCGGTGGCCTCAAGGTCGCCGCCCGCAACGCCCAGGACGGCATCTCCGTCGTGCAGACCGCTGAAGGCGCCCTGACCGAGGTGCACAGCATCCTGCAGCGTGTCCGTGACCTGGCCGTCCAGGGCGCCAACGACTCGAACAGCGCCGAAGCCCGCAGCAACATCGAGACCGAGATCTCGAGCCTGGGTACCGAGCTCACGCGCATCTCCGACTCGACCAACTTCAACGGCACGAAGCTGCTCGACGGCTCCAACGCCGCTGGCCTGACCTTCCAGGTCGGCGCTGACGGCGACGCGAACAGCGCGATCACGGTCACGCTGGACGACGTCAAGACCACGGTTGCTGGCATCTCCGCGCTCAAGGTCACGGACAACACCACGGCGCAGGCGTCGATCGTGGCGGTCGACACTGCGATCAAGGCAATCTCGACCACGCGTGCCGGACTCGGTGCCATGCAGAACCGCCTTGAGCACACGGTCAAGAACGTCAACGTCGCGGTGGAGAACCTGTCCGCGTCGGAGAGCCGGATCCGCGACACCGACATGGCGTCCGAGATGGTCCAGTTCACGCGCTCGCAGATCCTGTCGCAGGCCGGCACGGCGATGCTGGCGCAGGCCAACCAGATCCCCCAGGGCGTCCTGTCGCTCCTGCGCTGA
- the fliD gene encoding flagellar filament capping protein FliD has translation MVSMGIDGLVSGLDTTSLISQLMQVESAPQALLKTKQSSTTSFVSALQSFNTKVASLADAAATAAKATSWLAYAATSSSAAATVTAGATARPGSLSFNVDKVATTQSSLSAETLDDGSLLPTIPSAITIRASDGTLVTVQPTTGSLSDVAKAVNDAATSGVRATVVRVSNGVNGGEPTYRLQFTGTSTGTSGAFEVYAGADTTGPRLDATQVRAADDASVTLFKGTAAEKSFTQSSNTFANLMTGVDVTVATATAPDAPVTISVARDDAALTKLASGIVGALGVVFSEVDSRTATTTTTDSSGRTVITGGLFTGDSAIRGLSQALQSAASYPVDGFSPSEVGIVIGRDGTFTFDEAKFTSALAADPTKVQRIVAGLAARVADVAKLASDPIDGSLTQKITSQQSVVRDLGDQIDEWDRRLALRKEGLQATYSALEVTLSGLQSQSSWLTSQLASLPTSA, from the coding sequence ATGGTTTCGATGGGCATCGACGGCCTGGTGAGCGGGCTCGACACCACGAGTCTCATCTCCCAGCTCATGCAGGTGGAGTCCGCTCCGCAGGCGTTGCTCAAGACGAAGCAGTCCTCGACGACCTCGTTCGTGAGCGCGTTGCAGTCGTTCAACACCAAGGTCGCCTCGCTGGCTGACGCGGCTGCAACGGCCGCGAAGGCCACCTCGTGGCTGGCATATGCGGCGACCAGCTCCTCGGCCGCCGCCACCGTGACCGCTGGAGCGACTGCGCGGCCTGGGTCGCTGAGCTTCAACGTCGACAAGGTCGCGACCACCCAGTCCAGCTTGAGCGCCGAGACGCTCGATGACGGCAGCCTGTTGCCCACGATCCCGTCCGCCATCACCATCCGCGCGAGCGACGGCACCCTCGTGACCGTCCAGCCCACGACGGGCAGCCTCAGCGACGTCGCCAAGGCCGTCAACGACGCCGCGACGTCGGGCGTCCGGGCCACGGTCGTGCGCGTCTCCAATGGGGTCAACGGCGGCGAGCCGACCTACCGGCTCCAGTTCACTGGAACCAGCACCGGCACCTCGGGAGCTTTCGAGGTGTACGCAGGCGCGGACACCACAGGCCCGCGGCTAGACGCGACGCAGGTGCGGGCCGCCGATGACGCGAGCGTGACGCTCTTCAAGGGCACCGCCGCCGAGAAGAGCTTCACGCAGTCGTCCAACACGTTCGCGAACCTGATGACCGGGGTGGACGTCACCGTCGCCACGGCAACCGCCCCGGACGCGCCGGTGACGATCAGCGTCGCCCGCGACGACGCGGCGCTCACGAAGCTGGCCTCGGGGATCGTGGGCGCCCTCGGCGTCGTGTTCTCCGAGGTCGACTCGCGCACGGCAACGACCACGACGACCGACTCGTCCGGGCGCACCGTCATCACGGGCGGCCTGTTCACCGGCGACTCCGCCATTCGTGGGTTGAGTCAGGCGTTGCAGAGCGCCGCGTCCTACCCGGTCGACGGCTTCTCGCCGTCCGAGGTCGGCATCGTCATCGGCCGCGACGGGACGTTCACGTTCGACGAGGCAAAGTTCACTTCCGCGCTCGCCGCCGACCCGACCAAGGTCCAGAGGATCGTGGCGGGGCTTGCGGCGCGGGTGGCGGATGTGGCGAAGCTGGCGTCCGACCCCATCGACGGCAGCCTCACCCAGAAGATCACGAGCCAGCAGAGTGTGGTCCGGGACCTGGGCGACCAGATCGACGAATGGGACCGTCGGCTCGCGCTGCGCAAGGAAGGGCTCCAAGCCACCTACTCCGCGCTCGAGGTGACCCTGTCCGGCCTCCAGTCCCAGTCGAGCTGGCTCACCAGCCAGCTCGCGTCGCTCCCCACCTCAGCCTGA
- a CDS encoding flagellar export chaperone FliS, giving the protein MYDVRSRYLADTVATVGPSGLLTMLYDRMVLDVERGEQALRAGNRPEATQQLAHAQEIVSELISSLDTNAWDGGPGLLSIYTYLLAELMNTSMTGDPERAAVCRRIIAPLRDAWHEAARLDAPVLPTQRTARALEGAGLGVLGVG; this is encoded by the coding sequence ATGTACGACGTCCGCTCGCGGTACCTCGCCGACACGGTGGCGACGGTGGGGCCCTCCGGCCTGCTCACGATGCTCTACGACCGCATGGTGCTCGACGTGGAGCGCGGGGAGCAGGCGCTGCGCGCCGGCAACCGGCCGGAGGCGACGCAGCAGCTGGCCCACGCGCAGGAGATCGTCTCCGAGCTCATCTCCAGCCTCGACACGAACGCGTGGGACGGCGGACCTGGCCTGCTGTCGATCTACACCTACCTCCTCGCGGAGCTCATGAACACGTCGATGACCGGTGACCCGGAGAGAGCCGCGGTGTGCCGCCGGATCATCGCCCCGCTGCGCGACGCGTGGCACGAGGCGGCCAGGCTTGACGCGCCGGTCCTGCCCACGCAGAGGACCGCCCGGGCGCTCGAGGGTGCGGGGCTCGGGGTCCTCGGTGTCGGCTGA
- a CDS encoding flagellar basal body protein, whose amino-acid sequence MFDSVSSVALNSALDGLALRQRTIAENVANINTPGYQAKRVQFETALARAVEQGSGAAGASVARSLEPTREDGNNVNLDAETTLNVDTNLRYQLATQALDQTFSTLRIAMRTS is encoded by the coding sequence GTGTTCGACTCCGTGAGCTCCGTGGCGCTCAACAGCGCCCTGGACGGGCTCGCGCTGCGTCAGCGCACCATCGCGGAGAACGTCGCGAACATCAACACCCCCGGCTACCAGGCCAAGCGCGTCCAGTTCGAGACCGCCCTGGCCCGCGCCGTCGAGCAGGGCTCAGGCGCCGCCGGCGCGAGTGTCGCCCGCTCGCTCGAGCCGACCCGCGAGGACGGCAACAACGTCAACCTCGACGCGGAGACGACCCTCAACGTGGACACGAACCTGCGCTACCAGCTCGCGACCCAGGCGCTCGACCAGACGTTCTCGACGCTCCGCATCGCGATGAGGACCTCCTGA
- the flgC gene encoding flagellar basal body rod protein FlgC — protein sequence MSIFGAIGIASSGMTVNRKWLDAVSDNLANVSTVRRTSEAAYQAKSVVVSEIPTSNGGGVQVTGIALGDAVGRVVSDPTNPLADAEGYVRQPDIDMSSQMTQLIMAQRGYQANAAVVDRAKATYEAALQIGRS from the coding sequence ATGAGCATCTTCGGGGCGATCGGTATCGCCAGCTCGGGCATGACCGTCAACCGCAAGTGGCTCGACGCGGTGAGCGACAACCTCGCGAACGTCTCGACCGTGCGCCGGACGAGCGAGGCCGCGTACCAGGCCAAGTCGGTCGTCGTGAGCGAGATCCCGACGTCGAACGGCGGCGGGGTGCAGGTCACGGGCATCGCGCTCGGGGACGCCGTCGGGCGCGTGGTCTCGGACCCGACCAACCCGCTCGCCGACGCGGAGGGCTACGTGCGCCAGCCCGACATCGACATGTCGTCCCAGATGACCCAGCTGATCATGGCCCAGCGCGGCTACCAGGCGAACGCCGCCGTGGTCGACCGCGCCAAGGCCACCTACGAGGCAGCCCTCCAGATCGGACGTTCCTGA
- a CDS encoding flagellar hook-basal body complex protein FliE codes for MSIPAVSAISAGITSVTPTAYLGAPSGVAGASATGFASALGSVDQLQQMQSTTDGLAVKAVTGSLTDVHDYTIAAAESKLTMELTAAVRNKAVDAFNEIMRMQA; via the coding sequence ATGAGCATCCCCGCCGTGTCCGCGATCAGCGCGGGCATCACGTCGGTCACCCCGACCGCCTACCTCGGAGCCCCGAGCGGCGTCGCCGGTGCGTCCGCGACCGGCTTCGCCTCGGCGCTCGGGTCGGTCGACCAGCTCCAGCAGATGCAGTCGACGACCGACGGGCTCGCCGTCAAGGCCGTCACCGGCAGCCTCACCGACGTGCACGACTACACGATCGCGGCCGCCGAGTCGAAGCTCACGATGGAGCTGACCGCGGCGGTCCGTAACAAGGCCGTCGACGCGTTCAACGAGATCATGCGGATGCAGGCCTGA
- the fliF gene encoding flagellar basal-body MS-ring/collar protein FliF, producing MPTQVTAAFGRFTSTLKQFTVAQRTLAIIGLAVLLLGGFAVANWVSKPTMSPLFTSLSATDASAVVDQLTSEGVAYQLSDGGSTVLVPNDKLYAMRLKLAAAGLPANADGGGYSLLDSMGMSTSEFQQQITYQRALEGELAKTVGALQGVDAATVKLAIPQDTVFVATKADPTASVFIRTKAGVTLSTDQVQAIVHLVSAGIEGMKPTDVAVIDSTGKVLSTVGGELTSGSDGQQTGDYEARVSAAVQVLLDQVVGVGKSAVTMNAVLDYDKTQRTSETFTAAPNTPALASSKKSETYTGNGSTATGVLGPDNIAVPSGNSTAGTYASASEDVTNAVDKVTELTTTAPGSVRRQSLAVAIDAKAAAAIDMTQLTAMLSAAAGIDAARGDTIAVQAIQFDTSAAQTAQDALAAADAQSAKDASASLVKQGAIAGVILLVVLSLVVAGARRSRRSRRESLDIGELSRLDRDADPLGIGAGADGLPALPAGMAPVPALPDAVAVKRAEISALADEQPAEVADLLRGWLAAPSGRR from the coding sequence ATGCCCACCCAGGTCACGGCCGCTTTCGGCCGGTTCACGTCCACGCTCAAGCAGTTCACGGTCGCGCAGCGCACTCTCGCGATCATCGGCCTCGCGGTCCTCCTGCTCGGCGGGTTCGCCGTCGCGAACTGGGTGTCGAAGCCCACGATGAGCCCGCTGTTCACGAGTCTGTCCGCGACCGACGCGAGCGCGGTCGTCGACCAGCTCACGTCCGAGGGCGTCGCCTACCAGCTCTCCGACGGCGGCTCCACGGTGCTCGTCCCCAACGACAAGCTCTACGCGATGCGCCTCAAGCTCGCGGCCGCCGGGCTCCCGGCGAACGCCGACGGTGGCGGCTACTCGCTGCTCGACAGCATGGGGATGTCGACGTCGGAGTTCCAGCAGCAGATCACCTACCAGCGGGCGCTCGAGGGCGAGCTCGCCAAGACGGTCGGGGCCCTGCAGGGCGTCGACGCGGCGACCGTCAAGCTCGCGATCCCGCAGGACACCGTGTTCGTCGCGACCAAGGCGGACCCGACCGCGTCGGTGTTCATCCGCACCAAGGCCGGCGTCACGCTCAGCACCGACCAGGTCCAGGCGATCGTGCACCTGGTCTCTGCCGGCATCGAGGGCATGAAACCGACCGACGTCGCGGTCATCGACTCGACCGGCAAGGTCCTGTCGACCGTCGGCGGCGAGCTGACGTCCGGCTCTGACGGTCAGCAGACCGGCGACTACGAGGCGCGGGTCAGCGCGGCGGTCCAGGTGCTGCTCGACCAGGTCGTCGGCGTCGGCAAGTCCGCCGTCACGATGAACGCGGTGCTGGACTACGACAAGACGCAGCGCACGAGCGAGACGTTCACCGCCGCACCCAACACCCCAGCCCTCGCGTCGTCCAAGAAGAGCGAGACGTACACGGGCAACGGGTCGACGGCGACCGGCGTGCTCGGCCCGGACAACATCGCGGTGCCGAGCGGGAACTCGACCGCCGGCACCTACGCGTCGGCCAGCGAGGACGTCACCAACGCGGTCGACAAGGTCACCGAGCTCACGACGACCGCGCCGGGCAGCGTCCGCCGCCAGTCGCTCGCCGTGGCCATCGACGCCAAGGCCGCCGCCGCGATCGACATGACCCAGCTGACCGCGATGCTGAGCGCCGCAGCCGGGATCGACGCCGCGCGCGGCGACACCATCGCGGTCCAGGCCATCCAGTTCGACACGTCCGCGGCGCAGACCGCCCAGGACGCGCTCGCCGCCGCCGACGCGCAGTCCGCGAAGGACGCCTCCGCCTCGCTCGTCAAGCAGGGCGCGATCGCCGGGGTGATCCTGCTCGTCGTCCTCTCGCTGGTCGTCGCGGGCGCCCGCCGGTCGCGTCGCAGCCGCCGCGAGTCGCTCGACATCGGCGAGCTGTCGCGGCTCGACCGCGACGCCGACCCGCTCGGGATCGGTGCGGGCGCCGACGGACTGCCCGCGCTGCCCGCCGGGATGGCCCCCGTGCCCGCCCTGCCCGACGCCGTTGCGGTCAAGCGCGCCGAGATCTCCGCGCTGGCCGACGAGCAGCCCGCTGAGGTCGCCGACCTGCTGCGCGGCTGGCTCGCCGCACCGAGCGGTCGACGCTGA
- the fliG gene encoding flagellar motor switch protein FliG: MMATLTGTQKAAMLLLQLGRDRAARVMAQLDVTEIEELTVEIMRLDRIDQAMADDVLEEFYDVSVIGPGVGGGVAYAQALLESSLGTELAAGMLERLQTTMAGQPFEFLQHADARQVISLISGEHPQAVALVLAHLRPEHASAILAGLGAELQGEVAHRIALMERASPDVVAVIAESLMRKASTVLTPREMSAIGGVQPLVEIINRADATTEKAILEGLEARDVELAEEVRSRMFVFGDIVLLEDRALQLVLRQVETAGLSVALKGAGPDVREKILHNLSERARENLEEEIELLGPVRLSQVEDARSGIVQIIRRLEESGQIVIRRDGEDEYVS, from the coding sequence CTGATGGCCACCCTGACCGGCACGCAGAAGGCCGCGATGCTGCTGCTGCAGCTCGGCCGCGACCGGGCCGCGCGCGTGATGGCGCAGCTCGACGTGACCGAGATCGAGGAGCTGACAGTCGAGATCATGCGTCTCGACCGCATCGACCAGGCGATGGCCGACGACGTCCTCGAGGAGTTCTACGACGTCTCCGTCATCGGCCCCGGGGTCGGCGGCGGCGTGGCGTACGCGCAGGCGCTGCTCGAGTCGTCCCTCGGCACCGAGCTCGCCGCCGGCATGCTCGAGCGGCTCCAGACCACCATGGCTGGGCAGCCGTTCGAGTTCCTCCAGCACGCCGACGCGCGTCAGGTCATCTCGCTGATCAGCGGCGAGCACCCGCAGGCCGTCGCGCTCGTGCTCGCTCACTTGCGTCCCGAGCACGCGTCGGCCATCCTCGCGGGCCTCGGGGCCGAGCTGCAGGGGGAGGTCGCGCACCGGATCGCCCTCATGGAGCGCGCGTCGCCCGACGTCGTGGCCGTCATCGCCGAGAGCCTCATGCGCAAGGCGTCCACCGTCCTGACACCGCGCGAGATGTCCGCCATCGGCGGGGTCCAGCCGCTCGTCGAGATCATCAACCGCGCCGACGCGACGACCGAGAAGGCGATCCTCGAGGGCCTCGAGGCGCGCGACGTCGAGCTCGCCGAAGAGGTCCGCAGCCGGATGTTCGTCTTCGGCGACATCGTCCTGCTCGAGGACCGCGCGCTGCAGCTCGTGCTCCGCCAGGTCGAGACGGCCGGGCTGTCGGTGGCCCTCAAGGGTGCCGGTCCCGACGTGCGCGAGAAGATCCTGCACAACCTGTCCGAGCGTGCGCGCGAGAACCTCGAGGAGGAGATCGAGCTGCTCGGGCCGGTGCGCCTGTCGCAGGTCGAGGACGCCCGCTCCGGCATCGTCCAGATCATCCGCCGCCTCGAGGAGAGCGGGCAGATCGTCATCCGCCGGGACGGCGAGGACGAATATGTCTCCTGA
- a CDS encoding FliH/SctL family protein, which translates to MSPEIRSASFGFASIGRPVDSAHDADRDRAHAAGYAAGYAGGAREAARAATATAAHGEELRVVAEERRSVEHAAAVAALARATAAAAARTAPVLADAERALHAAAFELATIVLGCELADGEHSARAALARILDDPQVPGVQTVRMSPRDLDALRAAGGVPDVAGLELVADPALAPGDAIGRHPDGYLDARITTALARARVALLGTDGSPSPLPHQHGPRA; encoded by the coding sequence ATGTCTCCTGAGATCCGCTCGGCGTCGTTCGGGTTCGCCTCCATCGGGCGCCCGGTCGACTCCGCGCACGACGCCGACCGCGACCGGGCCCACGCGGCCGGGTACGCGGCGGGCTACGCCGGCGGTGCTCGTGAGGCCGCCCGGGCTGCGACCGCCACGGCGGCGCACGGCGAGGAGCTCCGGGTGGTGGCCGAGGAGCGGCGTTCCGTCGAGCACGCCGCCGCCGTCGCAGCGCTGGCCCGTGCCACGGCGGCCGCCGCTGCGCGTACCGCTCCCGTGCTGGCCGACGCCGAGAGGGCGCTGCACGCGGCCGCGTTCGAGCTGGCCACGATCGTGCTGGGATGCGAGCTCGCGGACGGTGAGCACTCGGCCCGCGCCGCGCTGGCCCGGATCCTCGACGACCCGCAGGTCCCCGGCGTCCAGACCGTGCGCATGAGCCCTCGTGACCTCGACGCGCTGCGCGCCGCCGGTGGGGTCCCGGACGTCGCCGGCCTCGAGCTCGTCGCCGACCCCGCCCTCGCGCCGGGCGACGCCATCGGTCGCCACCCCGACGGGTACCTCGACGCGCGCATCACCACGGCGCTGGCCCGCGCCCGCGTCGCCCTGCTCGGGACCGACGGCAGCCCGTCTCCGCTGCCGCACCAGCACGGGCCACGCGCATGA
- a CDS encoding FliI/YscN family ATPase — translation MSAATLDRSTAWGRALDAARPELVGTVRGIVGLTIEVAGTSSAVGDLVEISSGLPSTPPVLAEVVAADRGSARCMPLGPTHGLRSGMAVRALGTPLTAPVGPGLLGRVLDGLGRPIDGKGPLRDVVHVPITGHAPHPLERTRVDLPLELGVRVLDTLVSVGRGQRIGLFAGSGVGKSSLLSMVARGTDAEVSVIALVGERGREVRDFLEDDLGPEGLARSVVVVATSDEPPLVRLRSAFVATRIAEYLRDGGADVVLMMDSLTRVAMAQREIGLSVGEPPATRGYPPSTFALLAQLLERAGTGARGSVTGIYTVLVDGDDQNEPIADAARSILDGHVVLDRKLAVSGHFPSVDALGSISRAATRIISREQRDLTIQLRRVMAARRQAQDLLDVGAYVAGSNPLVDAAVTHSREIDAFLQQQMDERAPLADSWARLGMLVHAMGDLR, via the coding sequence ATGAGCGCCGCGACGCTCGACCGCTCGACCGCCTGGGGCCGCGCGCTCGACGCCGCCCGCCCCGAGCTCGTCGGCACCGTCCGCGGGATCGTCGGGCTGACCATCGAGGTGGCCGGGACGTCGTCCGCCGTCGGGGACCTCGTCGAGATCAGCAGCGGCCTCCCCAGCACACCCCCGGTCCTCGCGGAGGTCGTCGCGGCCGACCGCGGCTCCGCGCGCTGCATGCCGCTCGGTCCGACGCACGGGCTGCGCAGCGGCATGGCCGTGCGCGCGCTCGGCACCCCGCTGACCGCGCCGGTCGGCCCCGGGCTGCTCGGCCGCGTGCTGGACGGTCTCGGCCGACCGATCGACGGCAAGGGCCCGCTGCGCGACGTCGTGCACGTCCCCATCACCGGCCACGCGCCGCACCCGCTCGAGCGCACCCGCGTCGACCTGCCGCTCGAGCTCGGCGTGCGGGTCCTCGACACGCTCGTGAGCGTCGGCCGTGGCCAGCGCATCGGCCTGTTCGCCGGGTCCGGCGTCGGCAAGTCGAGCCTGCTGTCGATGGTCGCGCGTGGCACGGACGCCGAGGTGTCGGTCATCGCGCTCGTCGGGGAGCGCGGCCGTGAGGTGCGCGACTTCCTCGAGGACGACCTCGGGCCTGAGGGACTCGCCCGCAGCGTCGTCGTCGTCGCGACGTCCGACGAGCCACCGCTCGTGCGCCTGCGCTCGGCGTTCGTCGCGACCCGGATCGCGGAGTACCTGCGCGACGGCGGCGCCGACGTCGTCCTCATGATGGACTCCCTCACGCGCGTCGCGATGGCTCAGCGGGAGATCGGGCTGTCGGTCGGCGAGCCGCCCGCGACCCGCGGCTACCCACCGAGCACGTTCGCGCTCCTCGCCCAGCTGCTCGAGCGCGCCGGCACCGGGGCCCGCGGTTCCGTGACCGGCATCTACACCGTGCTCGTCGACGGCGACGACCAGAACGAGCCCATCGCCGACGCCGCGCGCTCGATCCTCGACGGCCACGTCGTGCTCGACCGCAAGCTCGCCGTCAGCGGCCACTTCCCGAGCGTCGACGCGCTCGGCTCGATCTCCCGGGCCGCGACCCGCATCATCAGCCGCGAGCAGCGGGACCTCACCATCCAGCTCCGCCGGGTCATGGCGGCCCGCCGGCAGGCGCAGGACCTGCTCGACGTCGGCGCGTACGTCGCGGGCAGCAACCCCCTCGTCGACGCGGCCGTCACCCACTCCCGCGAGATCGACGCGTTCCTGCAGCAGCAGATGGACGAGCGCGCGCCGCTCGCCGACTCCTGGGCGCGCCTCGGCATGCTCGTGCACGCGATGGGAGACCTGCGATGA
- a CDS encoding flagellar export protein FliJ — MSRPFRLASLLHLRGMAEDRAAAELAAASRLRAAAEARRSATEVMLGSASLPGRSDELHFHAAAASRAALGSLLTERRSDVQTADAEVVVANAAWTAARVQTKALERLQERHDAQVRAEDERAEQLVLDEVGARMLAARAAAVAAPGAASVDATDPVQS; from the coding sequence ATGAGCCGCCCCTTCCGCCTCGCGAGCCTCCTGCACCTGCGGGGCATGGCCGAGGACCGCGCCGCGGCCGAGCTCGCCGCGGCGTCCCGCCTCCGGGCCGCGGCCGAGGCCCGACGGAGCGCCACCGAGGTCATGCTCGGCTCCGCGAGCCTGCCGGGACGGTCCGACGAGCTGCACTTCCACGCTGCCGCCGCGAGCCGTGCAGCCCTCGGCAGCCTGCTCACCGAGCGCCGGTCCGACGTGCAGACCGCCGACGCGGAGGTCGTCGTGGCCAACGCCGCCTGGACCGCCGCGCGCGTGCAGACCAAGGCCCTCGAACGCCTCCAGGAGCGTCACGACGCGCAGGTGCGGGCCGAGGACGAGCGCGCCGAGCAGCTGGTGCTCGACGAGGTCGGCGCCCGGATGCTCGCCGCGCGGGCCGCGGCCGTCGCAGCCCCGGGTGCGGCATCCGTCGACGCGACCGACCCGGTGCAGTCATGA
- a CDS encoding C40 family peptidase, translating into MSGGMAGMAGIAGVQARITELRTLVAPETAAAPVAGGTTTSTATSGLATGGTSSASSFASALAALGVDASSMASLTALTGASSATSGSVVSATGTATGQGLVAAAEKYIGVPYVWGGETLSEGGLDCSGLVVRSMADIGVTGLPRVARDQMTIGTAVPSLAQALPGDLLVFQGGAHIAIYEGNGKMIDAPKPGKSVAVRDVYTEPTAIRRVLPQATSAATIPMTSASSELASALASASAQRTALDLMTQVAS; encoded by the coding sequence ATGAGCGGCGGGATGGCGGGCATGGCCGGGATCGCCGGCGTGCAGGCGCGGATCACCGAGCTGCGCACGCTCGTCGCCCCCGAGACGGCCGCCGCGCCGGTCGCGGGGGGCACGACGACGTCCACCGCGACGAGCGGGCTCGCAACCGGCGGCACGTCGAGCGCGTCGTCGTTCGCGTCGGCGCTCGCGGCCCTGGGCGTCGACGCCTCGTCGATGGCCTCGCTGACCGCTCTGACCGGGGCGTCGTCCGCGACGTCCGGCTCGGTCGTCTCCGCGACCGGCACCGCGACCGGTCAGGGGCTCGTCGCCGCCGCCGAGAAGTACATCGGCGTCCCGTACGTGTGGGGCGGCGAGACGCTCAGCGAGGGCGGCCTCGACTGCTCCGGGCTCGTGGTGCGGTCCATGGCCGACATCGGCGTGACCGGTCTCCCGCGGGTCGCCCGCGACCAGATGACGATCGGCACTGCCGTCCCGTCGCTCGCCCAGGCACTGCCCGGCGACCTCCTCGTGTTCCAGGGTGGCGCCCACATCGCGATCTACGAGGGGAACGGCAAGATGATCGACGCACCCAAGCCCGGCAAGTCCGTCGCGGTCCGCGACGTCTACACCGAGCCAACGGCGATCCGTCGGGTCCTGCCGCAGGCGACGTCGGCGGCCACGATCCCCATGACCAGTGCGAGCTCCGAGCTCGCCTCCGCACTGGCGTCGGCCTCCGCGCAGCGCACCGCGCTCGACCTGATGACGCAGGTGGCCTCATGA